The following are encoded together in the Streptomyces sp. NBC_01465 genome:
- a CDS encoding HAD family hydrolase, with protein MSTPVIFDLDGTLVDSEQNYFAAGRQLLARYGVSDFDWENHSRFIGISTRETLETLSAEYGIEAPLDELLAAKNALYLELARTSTEVFSEMRKFVERLHADGVPTAVASGSSLAAIDAILVGTGLDALFTVVVSAEEVAHGKPEPDVFLEAARRLGADPAGCVVVEDAVPGAAAAHAAGMRCIAVPYVAGSSGDPAFAAAGLLFPGGQGEFTAQAALDWLHGLH; from the coding sequence ATGAGCACTCCGGTCATCTTCGATCTCGACGGCACACTCGTGGACAGCGAGCAGAACTACTTCGCAGCGGGGCGGCAGTTGCTCGCCCGGTACGGGGTGAGCGACTTCGACTGGGAGAACCACTCACGGTTCATCGGCATCAGTACGCGCGAGACGCTGGAGACCCTGAGCGCCGAGTACGGGATCGAGGCGCCGCTGGACGAACTCCTGGCCGCGAAGAACGCGCTCTATCTGGAACTGGCCCGCACCTCCACCGAGGTCTTCTCCGAGATGCGGAAGTTCGTCGAGCGGCTGCACGCGGACGGCGTCCCGACCGCGGTGGCATCCGGATCGTCGCTCGCCGCCATCGACGCGATCCTCGTCGGCACAGGGCTGGACGCGCTGTTCACCGTCGTCGTCTCGGCGGAGGAGGTCGCACACGGCAAGCCCGAGCCCGACGTGTTCCTGGAGGCGGCCCGTCGGCTCGGCGCGGACCCCGCCGGGTGTGTGGTGGTCGAGGACGCGGTGCCCGGTGCGGCCGCCGCGCACGCGGCCGGGATGCGCTGCATCGCCGTACCGTACGTGGCCGGGTCGTCCGGCGATCCGGCGTTCGCCGCCGCTGGGCTCCTCTTCCCCGGCGGCCAGGGCGAGTTCACGGCGCAGGCGGCTCTCGACTGGCTTCACGGTCTCCACTGA
- a CDS encoding Lrp/AsnC family transcriptional regulator, with product MAVDELDTRILKLLIEQPRTSVREYARILGVARGTVQSRLDRLERDGVITGTGPVLSPAALGHPVLAFVHIEVTQGHLDEVGDALAAVPEIIEAFSITGGGDLLTRVAARDNGHLEDVIQQLIQLPGVVRTRTEMALRERVAHRLLPLVESVGRASLTP from the coding sequence ATGGCGGTGGACGAGCTCGACACCCGCATCCTGAAGCTGCTGATCGAGCAGCCGCGCACCAGCGTGCGCGAGTACGCGCGGATCCTCGGTGTCGCCCGCGGCACCGTCCAGTCCCGGCTCGACCGGCTGGAGCGGGACGGCGTGATCACCGGGACGGGCCCGGTCCTCTCCCCCGCCGCGCTCGGTCATCCGGTGCTCGCCTTCGTCCACATCGAGGTCACCCAGGGGCATCTCGACGAGGTCGGTGATGCGCTCGCCGCCGTACCGGAGATCATCGAGGCCTTCTCGATCACGGGCGGCGGGGATCTGCTGACCCGGGTCGCGGCCCGCGACAACGGCCATCTCGAAGACGTCATCCAGCAGCTCATCCAACTGCCGGGCGTGGTCAGGACGCGCACCGAGATGGCGCTCCGCGAGCGGGTGGCGCACCGGCTGCTGCCGCTGGTGGAGTCGGTGGGCAGGGCATCCTTGACCCCATGA
- a CDS encoding FUSC family protein, whose protein sequence is MKRMFAAPDPGLHRLRVSLRAVLGIGLAVTAAELAGLSLTASITGGLAALLALFTIGDATVRRQALTTALLPAVGFPVLALASSLHGMPLLRDASWLAVIFAGVYARRWGPRGHALGTFGFMTFFITQFLHAVPSQLPELYAAVALAIASASAVRFGLWCIERRTPPPAAPAPLTGRGLARPTTRQAFQAMLACSFALAVGQLLSHDRFYWAVGTAWWIFVNTASRGETLVRGFRRVLGTVVGIVAGLLIALPLDGAVAPTAALVAVCVFGIFYTAAPSYSWMMFFVTVMAGLLYGLLGVLNPALLLLRLTETGTGALGAALAVLVVLPVTTHATTHAWIRRALHCVHACTAEATARLAGTPGADPAPHITELELLLGRVRLSLAPLVHPLNPLRARKARARRVLALLDDCAREVRGLASVAADPDASHDARLAAACWRVESAVEILTAPRSGAIPAAPVPAPRPAGTEPALTHIHDLERALTALVTPLHHAPYATPVKA, encoded by the coding sequence ATGAAGAGGATGTTCGCCGCTCCGGATCCGGGGCTGCACCGGCTGCGCGTCTCGCTGCGCGCCGTGCTCGGCATCGGCCTCGCCGTGACCGCAGCCGAGTTGGCGGGCCTCTCGCTGACCGCGTCCATCACCGGGGGACTCGCCGCGCTCCTCGCGCTCTTCACCATCGGGGATGCGACCGTACGCCGCCAGGCCCTCACCACCGCCCTGCTGCCCGCCGTCGGCTTCCCCGTCCTGGCACTCGCCTCGTCGCTGCACGGAATGCCGCTGCTGCGCGACGCGTCCTGGCTCGCCGTGATCTTCGCCGGGGTGTACGCCCGCCGATGGGGCCCGCGCGGCCATGCGCTCGGCACCTTCGGCTTCATGACCTTCTTCATCACGCAGTTCCTGCACGCGGTCCCGTCCCAGCTCCCCGAGCTGTACGCGGCCGTCGCGCTCGCCATTGCTTCGGCCTCGGCGGTCCGGTTCGGCCTCTGGTGCATCGAGCGCCGTACGCCTCCGCCCGCCGCCCCCGCACCCCTCACCGGCCGCGGCCTCGCCCGCCCCACCACCCGGCAGGCTTTCCAGGCGATGCTGGCCTGCAGCTTCGCGCTCGCCGTGGGCCAGTTGCTCTCCCATGACCGCTTCTACTGGGCCGTCGGCACCGCCTGGTGGATCTTCGTCAACACCGCGTCGCGCGGCGAGACACTGGTCCGCGGCTTCCGCCGGGTCCTCGGCACCGTTGTCGGCATCGTCGCCGGACTGCTGATCGCCCTGCCGCTCGACGGCGCGGTCGCGCCCACGGCCGCGCTGGTCGCCGTCTGCGTCTTCGGGATCTTCTACACGGCGGCCCCCTCGTACAGCTGGATGATGTTCTTCGTGACCGTCATGGCAGGCCTGCTCTACGGACTGCTCGGCGTTCTCAACCCCGCGCTTCTGCTGCTGCGTCTGACCGAGACCGGCACCGGGGCCCTGGGTGCGGCGCTCGCGGTGCTGGTGGTCCTGCCCGTCACCACGCACGCCACCACCCACGCCTGGATCCGGCGCGCCCTGCACTGCGTCCACGCCTGCACCGCCGAGGCCACGGCGCGCCTCGCGGGCACCCCGGGCGCCGACCCCGCGCCGCACATCACCGAGCTCGAACTTCTGCTGGGACGGGTACGGCTCTCCCTCGCGCCGCTGGTCCACCCCCTCAACCCGCTCCGCGCCCGTAAGGCCCGCGCCCGCCGGGTCCTGGCCCTGCTCGACGACTGCGCCCGCGAGGTCCGCGGCCTCGCCTCCGTCGCCGCCGACCCCGACGCCTCGCACGACGCCCGCCTCGCGGCCGCCTGCTGGCGCGTCGAGTCCGCGGTCGAAATCCTCACCGCGCCCCGGTCCGGCGCCATCCCGGCGGCCCCGGTCCCCGCGCCCCGCCCGGCCGGGACGGAGCCCGCGCTCACCCACATCCACGACCTGGAACGCGCACTCACCGCACTGGTCACACCCCTCCACCACGCCCCGTACGCGACCCCCGTGAAGGCCTAG
- a CDS encoding threonine/serine ThrE exporter family protein gives MQKSPDLSQAPPWLARALPRIRGLEPTSTYGYEGELLHDDGRPDMEAHGARVADLVIRLGEALLSYGAPAEESVAGMLITAESFGLSHVEPSVTLANVYVSGYAPGVLTPVHASRVIRKHATDFSTLARIQALVSAISTRQLSLAEARKRAAVILDGPAPAGRWARLRFPVLTGMVAAGAGLVFGGEIVESISALIAAFTGALLCGVLQRHGVPAFYRYAVAAMPAGVTALAVHALAPETSSQAIVVAGVLGLLPTVTFVSAVQDSLTGHYLTALGRLFDALLVFTAVITGVVAVLGLGAVVGLDLPMSPSISHGDWTGPAVVGVIVFAVAVAARSRARSQDWLPAAGIALGGYTVLVGVGALGFSSLAATAVAASTVGAVGQVVARRRNESAIALVVPGMAPLLPGGTLYLALNDLASGRTPAGLGGLVHVAAVTVVLAVGINLTGECAQFLRQARGGARRSEEIV, from the coding sequence ATGCAGAAGTCGCCTGACCTGTCACAAGCACCCCCCTGGCTCGCCCGGGCTCTGCCCCGCATCCGCGGACTCGAGCCCACCAGCACCTACGGCTACGAGGGCGAACTCCTCCACGACGACGGCCGCCCCGACATGGAGGCGCACGGGGCGCGTGTGGCCGACCTCGTGATCCGCCTGGGCGAGGCGCTGCTCTCGTACGGGGCTCCCGCCGAGGAGTCCGTCGCCGGCATGCTGATCACCGCCGAATCGTTCGGACTGAGTCACGTCGAACCCAGCGTGACGCTCGCGAACGTGTACGTGTCCGGATACGCACCAGGGGTGCTCACCCCGGTCCATGCGAGCCGGGTCATCCGCAAGCACGCCACCGACTTCAGCACCCTTGCGCGGATCCAGGCCCTCGTCTCCGCGATCAGCACCCGGCAGTTGTCGCTCGCGGAGGCCAGGAAGCGCGCGGCGGTCATCCTCGACGGGCCGGCGCCCGCCGGGCGCTGGGCGCGGCTTCGCTTCCCGGTCCTGACGGGCATGGTCGCTGCGGGCGCGGGCCTCGTCTTCGGCGGCGAGATCGTGGAGTCGATTTCCGCGCTCATCGCCGCCTTCACCGGCGCCCTGTTGTGCGGTGTGCTCCAGCGGCACGGGGTCCCGGCGTTCTACCGGTACGCGGTCGCCGCGATGCCCGCCGGCGTCACCGCACTGGCCGTGCACGCGCTCGCGCCGGAGACCAGCAGCCAGGCGATCGTCGTCGCCGGCGTGCTCGGGCTGCTGCCCACGGTGACCTTCGTCAGCGCCGTGCAGGACAGTCTGACGGGGCACTATCTGACCGCCCTCGGGCGCCTCTTCGACGCCCTGCTGGTCTTCACCGCGGTGATCACGGGTGTGGTGGCGGTCCTGGGGCTCGGGGCGGTGGTGGGACTGGACCTGCCGATGTCGCCGTCGATCTCCCACGGCGACTGGACCGGACCGGCCGTCGTGGGCGTGATCGTCTTCGCCGTGGCCGTCGCCGCACGGAGCCGAGCACGGTCGCAGGACTGGCTGCCCGCCGCCGGCATCGCGCTCGGCGGGTACACCGTGCTGGTGGGGGTCGGCGCGCTGGGGTTCTCCTCGCTCGCCGCGACGGCCGTGGCCGCGAGCACGGTCGGCGCCGTCGGCCAGGTCGTCGCCCGGCGGCGCAACGAGTCCGCCATCGCGCTGGTCGTCCCCGGCATGGCGCCCCTGCTCCCCGGCGGCACGCTCTACCTCGCCCTCAACGACCTGGCGTCGGGCAGGACTCCGGCGGGCCTGGGGGGCCTCGTCCATGTCGCGGCCGTCACGGTCGTCCTGGCCGTGGGGATCAACCTCACCGGCGAGTGCGCCCAGTTCCTGCGACAGGCCCGCGGCGGCGCCCGGCGGTCCGAGGAGATCGTCTAG